CTGGCGCTTGCCGCGGCTCTGCTGGCAGTGACCCGGCACTCGCTGGGCTGGTCGCTCGCCACGGTGCCGCTGCTCGTGCTGGTGGCGCTGGGTACGATCGACATCGTGCAGCGGCGCGCGACCCTGCGACGGACGTATCCGTTGATGGCGCGGTTCCGCTACGGGCTCGAAGCCTTCCGTCCGGAGATCCGCCAGTACTTCATCGAGGACGACCAGGACGAGGTGCCGTTCTCGCGGCAGCAGCGCGCGCTGGTATACCAGCGTGCGAAAAACGTCAGCGACGTGGTGCCGTTCGGCAGTGAGTTGCCGATGTACGGCTCGCAGTACGAATGGATCAATCATTCGCTGGTGCCCGCGCACGCCGCCACGCACGACTTCCGCATACCGGTGGGTGACGAGCGCGCCCAGCCCTATGCGGCCAGCGTGTTCAATATTTCGGCAATGAGTTTCGGCTCGCTGTCGGCCAACGCGATACGCGCACTGAACCAGGGCGCCAGGCGCGGCAACTTCTACCACGACACCGGCGAGGGGGCGATCTCGCCCTACCACCGGGAATACGGTGGCGACCTGGTCTGGGAGATCGGCTCGGGCTACTTCGGCTGCCGCGATGCCCAGGGGCGGTTCGACCAGGATGCGTTCGCGCGGAACGCGGCCGAAGCGCAGGTGCGCATGATCGAGCTGAAGCTCTCGCAAGGTGCCAAACCGGGGCACGGCGGCCTGCTCCCGGGCGCCAAGGTGACGGCCGAGATCGCCGCGACCCGCGGGATTCCGGTCGGCGTGGACTGCGAATCGCCCGCGGCGCACACCACATTCTCCACGCCGCTGGGCCTGCTGGAATTCATCGACCGGATGCGGACGCTGGCGGGCGGAAAGCCGACCGGATTCAAGCTCGCCATCGGCCATCCCTGGGAGTGGTTCGGCATCGCGCGGGCGATGCTCGACTCCGGCATCCTGCCGGACTTCATCGTCGTCGACGGCGCCGAAGGCGGCACCGGCGCGGCGCCTTCGGAATTCATCAACCACGTCGGCCTGCCGCTGCAGGAAGCGCTGATGCTGGTGCACAACACCCTGGTCGGCATCGGCCTGCGCGACCGCATCCGCGTCGCCGCGGCGGGCAAGGTGACCAGCGGCTTCGACATCGCACGTGCGATGGCGATGGGCGCGGACTGGTGCAACGCGGGGCGGGGCTTCATGTTCGCGCTCGGCTGCATCCAGTCGCGCAGCTGCCATACCGACCGCTGCCCCACCGGGGTCGCCACCCAGGATCCGGCCCGCTGGCGTCTTCTCGATGTCCCCGACAAGGCCGAGCGCGTATTCCATTTCCACCAGAACACACTGCGCGCGCTGCGCGACATGATCGGTGCGGCGGGGCTGGAACATCCGATGCAGATCGGACCGGAACACATCCTGCGGCGTGTCTCGCCCACCGAAGTGCGTTCGCTTGCCGCGCTCTACCGTTTCCTGGAACCCGGCGAGCTGCTCGACGGCGTACCCGAGCATGCGGTGTTCAGGGCGTTCTGGCCGTTGGCGCGAGCCGACAGTTTTGCGCCGCCTGCGCAGGCGTCTGCCATGCACGTGGCCAAACGCGCGCGTTGAGGATTGTTCAATCGAGCAGGGTGAGCAGCCGCTCGGTGGGACGCCCGATCACGGCACGTTCGCCGCGCACGAGGACCGGGCGCTCGATCAGCTCCGGATGCGCGGCCATCGCGTCGATGATGGCGTCTTCGTCGAGCGCGGGGTCATTCAACCCGAGGGCAGCGTAGGCCGCTTCTCCGCTGCGCAGCAGGTCGCGCGCCGGCAGCTCAAGGCGACGCAGCAGAAGACGCAGGGCGTCGGCGCCGGGCGGCGTGTCGAGGTAACGCACCAGACGGGGCGTGATGCCGCGCATCCCCAGCAGCGCCAGCGCGGCGCGCGACTTCGAGCAGCGCGGATTGTGGAACAGCAGGTAATCGTCGCTCATGCGCCTGGATCTGTGGATGTGGTACCGGAGCCGCCGCGCCTGGCGACAACAGCGGTTGCGGTGACGTCGCCCGTGGTGTTGGCGACGGTGGCGAAGATGTCGGGAATGGTGTCGACCGCGAGCAGCACGCCAAGCGGTTCCACCGGCAGGCCCATTGCCTGGGTGACCGGCAGGTTGTTGGTCATGAAGCTCACCTGGCCCGGCAGGCCGACCGACCCCATGCTGATGACCAGGCTCAGCGCCACCGCCACCGCAAGCTGGGCCGGACCGAGCTCCACCCCGTACATCCAGCCGATGAAGACGACGACGCTCAGATACTGCGTCGGGCTCGCGATCCGGAACAGCGAGACCGCCATCGGCAGCACCAGCGACGTCACCGCAAGCGGATAGCCGAGCCGGTGGCGCGCGCTGTCGACCATCACCGGCAGCGAGGCCAGCGACGACTGCGTGCTCGCGGCGATCGCCTGCACCGGGAGCAGCGCGGCCGCGAACCTGCGCAGGCGCTCGCCGGCCACTGTCACCGCGACGACATACATCAGCAGCGTGATCGACACGTACAGCACGCACTGCAGCCCGATGTAGTAGCCCAGTGCGGTCAGCACGCCGAGGCCGACATGGGCGCAGACCGAGAACACCAGCGCGAACACGCCGAGCGGAGCCGCCCACAGCACCCACCGCACGATCACGACCATGGCGTCGCCGACGCTGCGGATCAGTTCGAGGAGACGCTCACGGCGCCCGGGTTCCAGGCGCGTCAGTGCGAAGCCGAAGAACATCGAGAACACCACCAGCGGAAGCATCGCGCTGGCGGCCGCGGCGGCCAGTGCATTGCTGGGAATCACGCTGGTGATCCAGACGCCGAACGAGGGCGCCTGCGGCAGCACTTCGGGCGACTGGATCGCGGCGCGGAACGCCGACACCAGTGCCTCGTCGCGCGGCACCAGCGACAGCAACGCAGGGGCGGCGATCGCGGCGAAGGTGCCGCAGAGCAGCAGCAGCACCGCGAACACCATCATCGCAACGCGCGCGTTGCGTCCGGATGCGGCCGCATCGGCCGCGGCGTTGATTCCGACGATCACCAGCGCAGCGACCAGGGGCACGACAGTCATCTGCAGGGCATTGAGCCACAGACGGCCGACAGGTTGGGCCGCATCGGCGACCCGGATCGCGGTGTCCGCGTCCCACGCAGCCAGCGAAAGTCCGGCGACAGCGCCGGCGATCAGCGCGAGCAGCACCCGGGCCGAGGCAGAGGCGGCAGGACGGGGCGGTGGGGTTTCGGTCATGGTCCGGGCGTTCGCGGCAGGCGTCGGCAGCATGCCATGTGCAGGCCGCGGTGGCGCGCGTTGTGCGGATCACTGCATCGCGTCGGAAGCGACTGCCGGCGGGCGAGGCGTCGCGACGCGCGCTGCAGGCGGCTCTGGCTCAGCGCGGCTGTGTCGGCAGTTGCCAAGTGGCCTGCAGGCGCGCGTATTCGGCATCGGGCAGCAGGACGAAGCGCGGCGTGCGCGCCGGATCGAGCCAGCGCAGCAGCGCGTCCATCGCGGCATCGTCCATCGCGGTGCAGCCTGCGGTGGTCTCGTCGGGGCGACGCAGCAGATGGGCGAAGATGCAGCTGCCATGATCGGGAATGCCGGACGCGTTGTGTTCGATGACGAATCCCTGGCGGTAGCGCGTGTCGCCATCGTTGTGCAGGTCCAGCCGCATGTGCTCGCTCGCACCGGCCACTGCGTCGGCGCCGACTGTCCGTGCATCGACGATGCGGTTGTAGAGCGGCGAGCCGGACACGTCGACGCAGTAATGCGAAGCCGCCATCGCCGAATAGGGCAGGGCGCCGACGCCTTCAGGCGCATAGCCGAAGGCCTGGCCGATCGCGAACACGCCCGCGGGCGCGCGGCCATCGCCTTCCCGCTTCTGCGGGCCGCTGGGCTGCGCGGGGTGCAGGCCGAGCCCCCAGGCACTGCCGCTGCGGCCAAGCATCACCGGCACAGCGTCGCCCACCGGCCGCCAGTCGCCGTCGCCTTCGCGTTCGAACCGTTGCAGACGCGCCTGCGGTGCATCCCAGTCCATGGCTGTGACCACGACCAGCTGTCCGGCGCCGGCCAGCGGTGAATCAGCGGTTGCGGTCGAGGTGGACGAACACGCGGCGAGCAGCAGGCTCGCCAGCGACAGGGCGAGCAATGCGGCGTTGCGGTGGAGGCGAAGCATGTGGATGTCCTTTTTCTGTCGGCCCCGGCATGGTGGTGCAGATGCGGCGGTGCGTCGAACGCCGCGTGCGACTGCCGGTTTGCGCATCGCCGGCAGATCGATGCGCGGCGGCCGCGCGGACACAGCGCGCCTCAGTCCTGAAGGGCAACAAGGCCGCGGATCGCGCGGATGCCAAGGCCGGGCGCATCCGCGATCGAGATCCGGGGGCCGTCGAATGTCACGCCGCCCTCCACCGGAGTCCATGCGCACAGCGAAGGACCGTCAAGATCGACCTTGGTGATGATGTCGGCCTTGGCGACCGCCAGATGCGCCGCTGCGGCGACACTGATGCCGGTCTCGATCATGCAGCCGATCGCGCAGTCCATCCCATGCAGCCCGGCAATGTCGGCCAGCTTGATCGCGTTCGACAGGCCGCCGGACTTCATGAGCTTGATGTTGACGATGTCGGCCGCGCGCATGCGGATCAATTCGATCAGCTCGACGGGGCCGAATACACTTTCATCGGCCATGACCGGAGTGTGTACGCGGTCGGTCACGAACTTCATGCCTGCGAGGTCGTGCGCCTTGACTGGCTGCTCCAGAAGTTCGGCATGGATACCTGCGTCCTCGAGCTGGCGTATTGCCCGGACCGCCTGTTTTGGAGTCCAGCCCTGGTTGGCATCCAGGCGCAGTGATGCGCGTCCGTCGACCGCCGCATGGATCTCGCGGACCCGTTCCAGATCCTTTGCAGGATCGGTGCCGATCTTGATCTTCAGCGATTCGTAGCCGCGGCGCACCGCGGACAGCGCATCGGCGACCATCGTGTCGACGTCGTTGACGCTGATCGTGATGTCGGTACTCAGCACGGGGTTCCCACCGCCGAGGATCCGGTACAGCGGTGCGCCGTGGAGCTGCGCGAACAGGTCATAGAGTGCGATCTCGACCGCGGCCTTGGCGCTGGTATTGCGCGCCAGCGCGGTCTGCACCAGGTGCGTCAGTGCGTTGAGGTCGGCGACCTCGCGGCCGATCAGTCGCGGAGCGATGACGGTGGAAATCGCCGCGACGATCGCGCCATGAGTGTCGCCTGTGATGACCGCCGTAGGCGCGGCCTCGCCGTGGCCCACATGGCCGCTGTCGGTATGGATGGAGACGATGATGTCGTCGACGCTTTCGACCGTCCGCAGCGCGGTCTTGAACGGCGTACTCAGCGGCACGCGGAGCATGCCAAGGGTGATGTCGGTGATCTTCATCGGTTGCTCCGGCTCAGCGTACGCGCTGGATGGCGGTCATGCGATCGACCACGCTGCCGCGATCGCCGGCCAGCATCGGTGTCACCGGGGTGACCACGACGCCGTTGAGCGGCAGCGGCGTGACGGCGCCGCCAGCAGTGCGCACGCTCATGCCGGCAGTGTCGTGGATGACCCAGGGCTCGCCACCGACGTGGCCGATCACCATCATCACGTGGCCGGGCATGAACACCAGGTCGCCGACATCGGCTTCGCGCAGCAGCTGCAGGCGCTGGGAACGTGGCATGTCAGGCGCGACTTCGATGCGGTCGAGCGCCGGGCTCGTCGCCTGGGCGCCGGTATTGCGCGGCAACAGGATGCCGACGCTGCGATAGACCTCGGAGACGAATCCACTGCAGTCGCGCGCGTTGTAGCCATGGCCCCAGCCATAGCGCTCGCCGAGGAACTTGAAGGCCTGGCGGAGCAGTGTCGCGCGGGTGTGGGGGAGGGCATCGTCGGCCATGTCGGCCGCGGCGGGAATCAGCGCCGGCGAGAACGACAACGCGCCGTCGTGCTCGCGCACCGGCAGTTCGATCACCCGGCCGAAGCCCGGCACCTGGCCGTGCAGTGCGGTCGCGCCGTCCGGGTTCACGCGGGGCAGGCGCACGCCCATCTCCAGCTGCACGTCCGAGACCTCCGGGGCTTCGGGCGTGAAGACGGTGCGCGCGGTGGCGCCGGTGACGATGGGGCCGCGCGCCGCACGCGCGGCGAAGTCCGCCACAGCGGCTCTCGAACCGAGCGCGACGAGCGACGCCCGGATCCATGCGCGATAGCGCTCGCTTTCCACGAACAGCCACTCGCCGTCGCGGCTTGTGTGCATCACTGCGACCGGTGTGCCGGGAAACAGCGCATCCTCCTGGAACCGGTCGATGTCGGTGTCGCCCGGTTCGCTGAAGACACGGGTCGCGGTCGGGAACGCGCGCAGGTCGGCGCGGCGGACGACCAGGCCGAATCGCAGGGCCACCCCGGCGGGTATCTCATCGAGCGCGAGTGCATCCATCCACGCATCGAGCGCAGCGTCGTCGATCCGCCCCGCGGTGGTGAAACGGGGTTGCGTCGGTCGCTTCGACACCGCTTCGATCCAGGTACGCACCATGTGCCCGTCCAGGTGGTCCGGCAATGCGAGCGGCGTATGGATCGACGCGTCCTCGCGCCGCATTCTTGCGTTCAGCGCTTCGATTGCTGCTGCATCCAGCACCACGGCATCTGCCGCAGGCTGGCGGGCAACCCAGAACGCCGGCGAAAGCATCGCGCGATCGAGTCCCGGAATCGCGGCGATCGACGCCGAGGCGACGGCGCTGGACGTGCCCAGCAGTGCGGCGGCCATCACCAGTGCATGGAAGGCCGCGCGCAGGGAAGAAGGACGGTGGATGGATCGCATCGGGGCTCCTGCTGGCAACGCGACGGTACGTATCGCCGCGGTCGACGAGTGGAGTATGTGGCTTCCTGCCGAGATGGACCGCGCGATCCGTCTGCAGTCTGCAATCACGCCTGGCGCGTCGTGCAGATGAGCGGAGCATCGGGCCGGCGATCCGGCGCCGAATGGCCCTTCCGATACACGCTGACCAGGCCAGGGCACAGCCTTTGAAAGTCGATCGGCCCGATGCGGCGACTGCGGTCGAACGGTGCCGTGCGCAACAGACGCGCTGCGGCTTTGCGCAGTCGCGCGAGCAGCCGTTGCACAAACAAAAACCCCCGCATTTCTGCAGGGGTTTCTGTTTGCAAATGGCGGAGCGGACGGGACTCGAACCCGCGACCTCCGGCGTGACAGGCCAGCATTCTAACCAACTGAACTACCGCTCCAAGGCGCGAGATTCTACATCAAAGTCGGCGGTTGGGAAGGGGGCAAGACAACTTTTTTCGCGATGCGCGTAATCGTCCTGCGCGCAGCGCGTTGAAGGCGATCCGCGGCGTCCGGGATCGCATGGCAAACATTGGCGGGCGCGCGCCTTTGCGCGACCGGTCGCCACGGCAAGTGCAACGTGCGTTGCCGCGTTGCGGTTCCGGATAACCGCGGCACGCGACAGGCGAGCGGGTCGAGCGACGCGTGTGCGTACTGCCTCCTGCAGAGGCGTGATCTGCTGTTCCGCGCAACGTGGGGATGACAGGAGCACAGATCCGGTCCCGAGTGGCCCCAGGCATGGAGCCTGTTGCCCGCTCGAACCGCGGACACAAAAAACCCCGCATCGCTGCAGGGTTGTTTGCTTATAACTGGCGGAGCGGACGGGACTCGAACCCGCGACCTCCGGCGTGACAGGCCAGCATTCTAACCAACTGAACTACCGCTCCGCGCTTTGAAACTCTTGGTGGGTGCTGAGGGTTTCGAACCCCCGACCCTCTCCGTGTAAAGGAGACGCTCTACCGCTGAGCTAAGCACCCATGCGGAACAATCAAGCCGCTTACTTTACCGCATCCTTCAGCGCCTTGCCAGCCTTGAATGCAGGCACCGTGGACGCCGGAATCTGGATCGCTTCCTTGGTCTGCGGGTTCAGGCCGGTACGCGCCGCGCGCGGACGCGCAACGAACGAGCCGAAGCCGACGAAGTTCGCCGCGTCGCCGTTCTTCAGCGCCTCGGTGATGGTGTCGAGCAGGGCGTCGACGGCGCGGCCGGCGTCGGCGCGCGACAGGCCGGATTTCTCCGCGACCGAAGCAATGATGTCGGACTTGGTGAGGTTTGCCATCAGTGAGTTCCTCTTCTTCTTGAGATAGCGACGTGTCTTACGTCTGGACATCCGGCCGGCAGCGCGATGCGCAGCTGGTCCGGACGGGGATGCCGGTCAGGCGCGCATGGTACGCGATCCCTTTTGTGATTACGACCGCGTTTCAAGGGGAGCGCAAACAGGCGTCGGTGGCGCTGCAACGCGGCGAGGAACGGTGCCCGCGTCCGTCTCCTGGATCTTGCGGGTACACTGGACGGCTCGCCATCCCGTGTCCTGAGCCATGCTGCAAGCGCTACGAGATAAGACCAGTGGTTGGATCGCCATCGCCATCGTGGCGGTGCTCGCGATTCCGTTCG
The genomic region above belongs to Luteimonas chenhongjianii and contains:
- a CDS encoding FMN-binding glutamate synthase family protein, with the protein product MVRYLAYATCVVLALAAALLAVTRHSLGWSLATVPLLVLVALGTIDIVQRRATLRRTYPLMARFRYGLEAFRPEIRQYFIEDDQDEVPFSRQQRALVYQRAKNVSDVVPFGSELPMYGSQYEWINHSLVPAHAATHDFRIPVGDERAQPYAASVFNISAMSFGSLSANAIRALNQGARRGNFYHDTGEGAISPYHREYGGDLVWEIGSGYFGCRDAQGRFDQDAFARNAAEAQVRMIELKLSQGAKPGHGGLLPGAKVTAEIAATRGIPVGVDCESPAAHTTFSTPLGLLEFIDRMRTLAGGKPTGFKLAIGHPWEWFGIARAMLDSGILPDFIVVDGAEGGTGAAPSEFINHVGLPLQEALMLVHNTLVGIGLRDRIRVAAAGKVTSGFDIARAMAMGADWCNAGRGFMFALGCIQSRSCHTDRCPTGVATQDPARWRLLDVPDKAERVFHFHQNTLRALRDMIGAAGLEHPMQIGPEHILRRVSPTEVRSLAALYRFLEPGELLDGVPEHAVFRAFWPLARADSFAPPAQASAMHVAKRAR
- the arsC gene encoding arsenate reductase (glutaredoxin) (This arsenate reductase requires both glutathione and glutaredoxin to convert arsenate to arsenite, after which the efflux transporter formed by ArsA and ArsB can extrude the arsenite from the cell, providing resistance.), with translation MSDDYLLFHNPRCSKSRAALALLGMRGITPRLVRYLDTPPGADALRLLLRRLELPARDLLRSGEAAYAALGLNDPALDEDAIIDAMAAHPELIERPVLVRGERAVIGRPTERLLTLLD
- a CDS encoding dicarboxylate/amino acid:cation symporter is translated as MTETPPPRPAASASARVLLALIAGAVAGLSLAAWDADTAIRVADAAQPVGRLWLNALQMTVVPLVAALVIVGINAAADAAASGRNARVAMMVFAVLLLLCGTFAAIAAPALLSLVPRDEALVSAFRAAIQSPEVLPQAPSFGVWITSVIPSNALAAAAASAMLPLVVFSMFFGFALTRLEPGRRERLLELIRSVGDAMVVIVRWVLWAAPLGVFALVFSVCAHVGLGVLTALGYYIGLQCVLYVSITLLMYVVAVTVAGERLRRFAAALLPVQAIAASTQSSLASLPVMVDSARHRLGYPLAVTSLVLPMAVSLFRIASPTQYLSVVVFIGWMYGVELGPAQLAVAVALSLVISMGSVGLPGQVSFMTNNLPVTQAMGLPVEPLGVLLAVDTIPDIFATVANTTGDVTATAVVARRGGSGTTSTDPGA
- a CDS encoding L,D-transpeptidase family protein; this encodes MLRLHRNAALLALSLASLLLAACSSTSTATADSPLAGAGQLVVVTAMDWDAPQARLQRFEREGDGDWRPVGDAVPVMLGRSGSAWGLGLHPAQPSGPQKREGDGRAPAGVFAIGQAFGYAPEGVGALPYSAMAASHYCVDVSGSPLYNRIVDARTVGADAVAGASEHMRLDLHNDGDTRYRQGFVIEHNASGIPDHGSCIFAHLLRRPDETTAGCTAMDDAAMDALLRWLDPARTPRFVLLPDAEYARLQATWQLPTQPR
- a CDS encoding dipeptide epimerase; translated protein: MKITDITLGMLRVPLSTPFKTALRTVESVDDIIVSIHTDSGHVGHGEAAPTAVITGDTHGAIVAAISTVIAPRLIGREVADLNALTHLVQTALARNTSAKAAVEIALYDLFAQLHGAPLYRILGGGNPVLSTDITISVNDVDTMVADALSAVRRGYESLKIKIGTDPAKDLERVREIHAAVDGRASLRLDANQGWTPKQAVRAIRQLEDAGIHAELLEQPVKAHDLAGMKFVTDRVHTPVMADESVFGPVELIELIRMRAADIVNIKLMKSGGLSNAIKLADIAGLHGMDCAIGCMIETGISVAAAAHLAVAKADIITKVDLDGPSLCAWTPVEGGVTFDGPRISIADAPGLGIRAIRGLVALQD
- a CDS encoding SH3 domain-containing protein, which gives rise to MRSIHRPSSLRAAFHALVMAAALLGTSSAVASASIAAIPGLDRAMLSPAFWVARQPAADAVVLDAAAIEALNARMRREDASIHTPLALPDHLDGHMVRTWIEAVSKRPTQPRFTTAGRIDDAALDAWMDALALDEIPAGVALRFGLVVRRADLRAFPTATRVFSEPGDTDIDRFQEDALFPGTPVAVMHTSRDGEWLFVESERYRAWIRASLVALGSRAAVADFAARAARGPIVTGATARTVFTPEAPEVSDVQLEMGVRLPRVNPDGATALHGQVPGFGRVIELPVREHDGALSFSPALIPAAADMADDALPHTRATLLRQAFKFLGERYGWGHGYNARDCSGFVSEVYRSVGILLPRNTGAQATSPALDRIEVAPDMPRSQRLQLLREADVGDLVFMPGHVMMVIGHVGGEPWVIHDTAGMSVRTAGGAVTPLPLNGVVVTPVTPMLAGDRGSVVDRMTAIQRVR
- a CDS encoding HU family DNA-binding protein, producing the protein MANLTKSDIIASVAEKSGLSRADAGRAVDALLDTITEALKNGDAANFVGFGSFVARPRAARTGLNPQTKEAIQIPASTVPAFKAGKALKDAVK